One genomic segment of Methanocorpusculum vombati includes these proteins:
- a CDS encoding InlB B-repeat-containing protein, translating to MTQKYHHPSLGLRHTLITAIALITLALLCTAPAAADTNTIGTPVITAHPQSSEYPPNTPCIPLSVSAEPPEGGTGTLSCQWQKSTRPDFADIELSPKQTFDKSTTYPIPNSPPGTTSYYRANISYTENGITTWVLSNYAAITTHHIPPQYTAYWFNTTTTAINLTLSPTAGNADSVYIKLGDKQSPARSGPFTRGITITNFPFSGLTPGQTYELTAYIKYQNTDQYTAQPLDPITAPVPDEIDIVPGSHGELPLSGESCIFPPGNTMTFSAVTQNNSDSYPNIFQNDPVIWNLQGTNTTIIAQTPTTITLKSGSTAGTDTLTAATQNGLLRSEPIPLIVDPDKVPTELRIEIAHPVPLGDTTYLVAAAFSEDDLLFLGYDLTVTGISLPTSKIPAILYFTPTEAKTISAAITVNGKKISSTTENVTVIDKPAITSQQTADAVYFESDTPNPLSVTVSSPGSGPLTYQWQKSTDPTFQANVWNIEGATTPTYTPTIQIPESGISPNITYYRAKITYTDPIYNMISTYAYSRIAKITVLKPTPDTITLNPSELTIEKGTTAHITATAQNSTRPDLTCDHPIAWSIETGGEYLTLSQNKNEADITAAAEGVAVIRVTSGDAETRLTVIVTDASSPAQKHLITATAGPGGTISPNGDIPVVEGTSQTFTIIPDRGYRIADVTVNGTSVGAVTSYTFPSVSQPYTIAAAFTNAPAPEPEPQPPQPPATSGSSSGNMDNAFRVLFDTSGGSFISPVTSLSYGDKITAPPAPTKDGCTFGGWYKDEACTQEWNFSEGIPGDITLYARWTSAAGTPADPTPIPTAPETAEPTTVPETHHPTTSPTTTTAAGGVTPTLTQAPAPVLGALLGLLAAGALLRRRD from the coding sequence CCGCCAAACACCCCCTGTATCCCCCTCTCCGTCTCCGCAGAACCCCCCGAAGGAGGCACAGGCACCCTCTCCTGTCAGTGGCAGAAATCCACCCGCCCCGACTTTGCAGACATCGAACTCTCCCCAAAACAGACATTTGACAAGAGCACCACCTACCCGATCCCGAACTCGCCGCCCGGCACCACCTCCTACTACCGCGCAAACATCAGCTACACCGAAAACGGCATCACCACCTGGGTACTCAGCAACTACGCAGCAATAACCACCCACCACATCCCCCCGCAGTACACCGCGTACTGGTTCAACACCACCACCACCGCAATCAACCTCACCCTCTCCCCAACCGCAGGGAACGCAGACAGCGTATACATCAAACTCGGCGACAAACAATCCCCGGCACGCTCCGGACCCTTCACCCGCGGAATCACCATCACCAACTTCCCGTTCTCCGGCCTCACCCCGGGACAAACATACGAACTAACAGCCTACATCAAATACCAAAACACAGACCAGTACACCGCCCAACCATTAGACCCGATAACCGCCCCCGTTCCCGACGAAATCGACATCGTTCCTGGGAGTCATGGCGAACTTCCCCTATCGGGTGAGTCCTGCATCTTCCCGCCGGGCAACACCATGACCTTCTCTGCCGTCACCCAGAACAACAGCGACAGCTACCCGAACATCTTCCAAAACGACCCCGTCATCTGGAACCTTCAAGGAACCAACACCACCATCATTGCCCAAACCCCGACAACCATCACCCTCAAAAGCGGCAGCACTGCCGGAACCGACACCCTCACCGCAGCCACACAAAACGGTCTCCTTCGCAGCGAACCGATACCACTCATAGTAGACCCAGACAAAGTACCAACCGAACTCCGGATCGAGATAGCGCATCCCGTCCCACTCGGTGACACCACATACTTAGTCGCCGCTGCCTTTTCCGAAGATGATCTGTTGTTCCTCGGATACGACCTCACCGTGACCGGTATCTCACTCCCGACCAGCAAAATCCCCGCAATACTCTACTTCACCCCCACCGAAGCAAAGACCATCAGTGCCGCAATCACCGTCAACGGAAAGAAAATCTCTTCAACCACGGAGAATGTCACCGTCATCGACAAACCAGCAATCACCTCCCAACAAACAGCCGACGCCGTCTACTTCGAAAGCGACACCCCAAATCCGCTCAGCGTCACCGTATCCTCACCCGGCAGCGGACCTCTTACCTACCAGTGGCAGAAATCCACCGACCCAACCTTCCAGGCAAACGTCTGGAACATCGAAGGAGCAACCACCCCGACCTACACCCCGACCATCCAGATACCAGAATCCGGGATCTCCCCCAACATCACCTACTACCGTGCTAAAATCACCTACACCGACCCCATCTACAACATGATCAGCACCTACGCATACAGCCGCATCGCAAAAATCACCGTCCTCAAACCAACCCCGGACACCATCACCCTCAACCCCTCGGAGCTCACGATCGAAAAAGGCACAACAGCACACATCACCGCAACCGCGCAGAACAGCACCCGTCCGGACCTCACCTGTGACCATCCCATCGCCTGGAGCATTGAAACCGGCGGAGAGTACCTCACCCTCAGCCAGAACAAAAACGAAGCCGACATCACCGCAGCCGCCGAAGGAGTCGCCGTCATCCGCGTAACCTCCGGCGACGCAGAGACCCGGCTCACCGTCATCGTCACCGACGCATCCTCCCCCGCACAAAAACACCTCATCACCGCAACCGCCGGACCCGGCGGCACCATCAGCCCGAACGGTGACATCCCCGTCGTCGAAGGAACATCGCAAACCTTCACCATCATCCCCGACCGCGGCTACCGGATTGCAGACGTCACCGTAAACGGAACCTCCGTCGGAGCAGTAACCAGCTACACCTTCCCCTCCGTCTCCCAACCCTACACCATCGCCGCAGCCTTCACCAACGCGCCCGCTCCCGAACCCGAACCTCAGCCCCCGCAGCCTCCGGCAACCTCCGGCAGCAGCTCCGGCAACATGGACAACGCCTTCCGTGTCCTCTTCGACACCTCTGGCGGCAGCTTCATCAGCCCGGTGACCAGCCTCTCCTACGGAGACAAGATCACCGCACCCCCTGCACCCACCAAAGACGGCTGCACCTTCGGCGGCTGGTACAAAGACGAGGCATGCACGCAAGAGTGGAACTTCTCCGAAGGCATCCCCGGCGACATCACCCTCTACGCCAGATGGACGTCTGCCGCAGGCACACCGGCGGACCCAACCCCGATCCCCACCGCACCCGAAACCGCAGAACCAACCACCGTGCCGGAAACCCACCACCCGACCACGAGCCCCACCACCACAACCGCCGCAGGTGGCGTCACGCCCACCCTAACCCAGGCACCCGCACCGGTACTTGGCGCACTCCTCGGACTTCTTGCCGCAGGAGCACTGCTTAGAAGAAGAGACTAA